The Candidatus Aegiribacteria sp. genomic sequence CAAGAATTATTGGACTAAGTCTGTCAGATGCTTCTTCTTTCAAATTATCGCCATCCGCTTGTTTACGTACTCCGGCATAAACTTTAAATCCTAATTTATCCAGATGAAGGGCGCAGGCTTTGCCAATTCCGGATGATGTTCCTGTAATTACTACCGCTTTGCTATCTTCCATCATTCGACTCCTTTTTGACAATATTAGAACGCAACATTCAACTCTGCATCTCAATCCATGCACTATGGTTTACCAGGCCATGTTCTTTTAACGCGGAAGTCAAATCTAAACCCAATCGACTCCCGCTAGCCTTCACCTTTTCTGAATCATGAATCAAATGAATTCTGAGATCAGTTTCCACTGTTATATGGCTGTACACCTTTATTTTCTGATGTCTCGTTTCCCTGTTTACTTCATTAACCAGATCCTGTAGTTGCGATTTCATCAACTCCCGATCGCTATCTACTGATCGAAACTCGATGATTTCTAACCATTTCATAATACCCTCTCTATCGTTTTGCTTTTTGGTTGACATTGTATTGTTCAGTTATGCAAGAATTGTACCAAATCATATAGTCATTAATATCAATAAGTTACAATTTATGATTTTGCTGAATTGCCAAATGTGACAATTTTACTTGTCAAATACGGTGAAAATGCTTACATTTACCATATACGGTGATATCATCAGGAATTAGAAATAGAAAGAGCAATAAAAATGGATGAAAACGAATTTTTCCGACAGTCAGCATTACGTATATGTGGGAATCTGGCAATTGAAGAAGCAATGTTTTCCACCTTGCAGTATCTTCGGCAGGCAATGCCTGTTGACAGGATGTTTCTGCAGTGTTTTGACCAGGGCTTTGGTGCGATGCGAACAATTGCCACTGCCACTCAATCGGAATACCGCAAATTAGACCTGTTGACTCCTTTATCTGAGGAAGCAAGAGCATCTGCCGGACTGAAGAACCTGCCATCTATGTCTGACATATCTATTTTTGAAGATTCCGAGAAATATGCGATAAGCCGGGAAATGCTCAAGTTTCACAGCGTACAGTGTTCCTCTCTCATGGTCATGCTTCTAAAGTCAAAAAGCCGGATCCTGGGAAGCCTGGTACTCGTTTCAGAAGGCAAAGAGAAATTTACTGAGAAGCATGCAAAAATGTTGTCCCTGCTGAAGGAACCATTTGTGATTGCTTTATCCAACACACTGAAACACCGGGAGGTCCTCAAACTGAAGGATTTGCTTGCCGACGATAACCGATATCTTCATGGAGAGCTTCGACGTCTATCCGGAGATGAGATAGTCGGGGCCAACTTCGGTTTGAAAGATGCCATGGAC encodes the following:
- a CDS encoding SDR family NAD(P)-dependent oxidoreductase; protein product: MMEDSKAVVITGTSSGIGKACALHLDKLGFKVYAGVRKQADGDNLKEEASDRLSPIIL